A DNA window from Novosphingobium sp. RL4 contains the following coding sequences:
- a CDS encoding GNAT family N-acetyltransferase: MPPESTLSCLPWRALEDQIAAWDRLALRASEPNPFFESWYLLPSLRHLPDTGKVMVLLFEQAGELAGLLPVVSAPRYYRWPVPNLASWLHENCFCGVPLIACGAERDFWRAVLDWADDRAGQALFLHLRAMPVDGPIHAALSATISGEARQTEIVLREDRALLASDLSADAYLEASLSSKKRKELRRQASRLAEQGAVAAERRSDTEGLPEWCERFLALEASGWKGKAGSALANHAGTAALFRESLEGAAARGRLERLSLTLGGRPIAMLASFLTPPGAYSFKTAFDERYSRFSPGVLLQRENLDILERGDIEWSDSCAAADHPMIDHLWRERRTMARLSIAIGGPLRRRLFRSFVRAELVRNPAGGGR, translated from the coding sequence ATGCCGCCGGAAAGCACGCTGTCCTGCCTGCCCTGGCGCGCGCTGGAAGACCAGATCGCGGCGTGGGACCGGCTGGCACTGCGCGCCAGCGAACCTAACCCCTTCTTCGAGAGCTGGTATCTCCTGCCCTCGCTTCGGCACCTTCCCGACACCGGTAAGGTCATGGTCCTGCTGTTCGAGCAGGCAGGCGAACTTGCCGGCCTCCTGCCCGTGGTAAGCGCGCCGCGCTATTACCGGTGGCCCGTGCCCAATCTCGCAAGCTGGCTTCATGAAAACTGCTTCTGCGGCGTCCCGCTGATCGCGTGCGGTGCCGAGCGGGACTTCTGGCGCGCGGTGCTGGACTGGGCGGACGACCGTGCGGGACAGGCACTGTTCCTGCATCTACGCGCCATGCCCGTGGATGGACCGATCCATGCCGCCCTTTCCGCGACAATTTCCGGGGAGGCGCGCCAGACCGAAATCGTCCTGCGCGAAGACCGTGCCCTGCTCGCTTCGGACCTTTCGGCCGATGCCTATCTGGAAGCCTCGCTCTCCTCCAAGAAGCGCAAGGAGCTGCGCCGCCAGGCGTCTCGCCTCGCCGAACAGGGCGCCGTGGCGGCCGAGCGCCGCTCCGACACGGAAGGACTGCCCGAATGGTGCGAGAGGTTCCTCGCGCTCGAAGCCTCGGGCTGGAAAGGCAAAGCCGGTTCCGCCCTGGCCAATCATGCGGGTACGGCAGCCCTGTTTCGCGAAAGCCTGGAAGGCGCGGCGGCACGCGGGCGCCTCGAACGCCTCTCGCTCACCTTGGGCGGTCGCCCCATCGCCATGCTCGCCAGCTTCCTGACCCCGCCGGGCGCATACTCCTTCAAGACCGCTTTCGACGAGCGCTATTCCCGCTTTTCGCCCGGCGTCCTGCTCCAGCGCGAGAACCTCGACATCCTTGAACGCGGCGATATCGAGTGGAGCGACAGTTGCGCCGCTGCCGATCATCCGATGATCGACCACCTGTGGCGCGAACGGCGCACGATGGCGCGGCTTTCCATCGCCATCGGCGGCCCACTGCGCCGCCGCCTGTTTCGCAGCTTCGTCCGCGCCGAACTCGTACGCAATCCGGCGGGAGGGGGGCGATGA
- a CDS encoding sodium-translocating pyrophosphatase, which translates to MNPVTIAIVLGLLAILYGFVTSRQVLGSPAGNEKMQEIAAAIQEGAQAYLKRQYSTIAVVGLVVAIIIAITLGTVSAIGFVVGAILSGVAGFIGMNISVRSNVRTAAAAQTGLQQGLTLAFRAGAITGMLVAGLALLAIAVFYWYLTGPGGHTVGGEDRTVVQGLTALAFGASLISIFARLGGGIFTKAADVGADLVGKVEAGIPEDDPRNPAVIADNVGDNVGDCAGMAADLFETYVVTVGATMVLTALLMKGIDNFSGLMALPLLIGGVCIVTSIIGTYFVRLGSSQNIMGAMYKGFLVTAVLSVPAIWWAIGYALGDINALIGESDFSGRTLFYCSLVGLVITGLIIWITEYYTGTGYRPVRSIAKASETGHGTNVIQGLAISLEATALPTLVIVTGIIVAYQLAGLIGIAYAATAMLALAGMVVALDAYGPVTDNAGGIAEMAGLDDAVREKTDALDAVGNTTKAVTKGYAIGSAGLAALVLFAAYTNDLREFFPDLNVDFSLENPYVIVGLLLGALLPYLFGAMGMTAVGRAAGDVVVDVREQFKANPGIMTYESKPDYARTVDLVTKAAIKEMIVPSLLPVLAPIVVYFVISAVAGTENGFAALGALLLGVIVGGLFVALSMTSGGGAWDNAKKYIEDGHHGGKGSEAHKAAVTGDTVGDPYKDTAGPAVNPMIKITNIVALLLLAALAGG; encoded by the coding sequence GTGAATCCAGTCACGATCGCAATTGTCCTGGGGCTTCTGGCCATTCTCTATGGCTTCGTCACCAGCCGCCAAGTGCTCGGCTCGCCAGCCGGCAACGAAAAGATGCAGGAAATCGCAGCCGCCATTCAGGAAGGCGCCCAAGCCTACCTGAAGCGCCAGTATTCGACGATCGCGGTAGTCGGCCTCGTCGTCGCCATCATCATCGCCATTACGCTCGGTACGGTTTCCGCCATCGGCTTCGTCGTCGGCGCGATCCTGTCCGGCGTCGCCGGCTTCATCGGCATGAACATATCGGTCCGCTCAAACGTGCGCACCGCCGCCGCCGCGCAGACCGGCCTGCAACAAGGGCTCACGCTGGCCTTCCGCGCGGGCGCCATCACCGGCATGCTGGTGGCTGGCCTCGCCTTGCTGGCGATCGCGGTGTTCTACTGGTACCTGACCGGGCCCGGCGGACATACGGTTGGCGGCGAAGACCGCACCGTGGTCCAGGGCCTCACCGCCCTCGCCTTCGGCGCTTCGCTGATCTCGATCTTCGCGCGTCTCGGCGGCGGCATCTTCACCAAGGCGGCCGACGTCGGCGCCGACCTCGTCGGCAAGGTCGAGGCCGGCATTCCCGAGGATGACCCCCGCAACCCCGCCGTCATCGCCGACAATGTGGGAGACAACGTAGGCGACTGTGCCGGCATGGCCGCAGACCTGTTCGAGACTTACGTCGTCACCGTCGGCGCCACCATGGTGCTGACCGCCCTGCTCATGAAGGGCATAGACAACTTTTCCGGCCTCATGGCGCTGCCACTGCTGATCGGCGGCGTCTGCATCGTCACCTCGATCATCGGCACCTATTTCGTCCGGCTCGGTTCCTCGCAGAACATCATGGGCGCCATGTACAAGGGCTTCCTGGTCACGGCGGTACTCTCGGTCCCGGCGATCTGGTGGGCGATCGGATATGCTCTGGGAGACATCAACGCCCTCATCGGCGAAAGCGATTTCTCCGGCCGCACGTTGTTCTACTGTTCGCTGGTGGGGCTGGTCATCACCGGGCTCATCATCTGGATCACAGAATACTACACCGGCACCGGCTACCGCCCGGTGCGCTCTATCGCCAAGGCCTCGGAAACCGGCCACGGCACCAACGTGATCCAGGGCCTCGCCATCAGTCTTGAGGCGACCGCGCTGCCGACGCTGGTGATCGTCACCGGCATCATCGTCGCCTACCAGCTCGCTGGCCTCATCGGCATCGCCTATGCCGCTACCGCCATGCTGGCGCTTGCGGGAATGGTCGTTGCGCTCGATGCCTATGGCCCGGTCACCGACAATGCCGGCGGCATTGCCGAAATGGCGGGCCTCGACGACGCCGTGCGCGAGAAGACCGACGCACTCGACGCCGTGGGCAACACCACCAAGGCCGTCACCAAGGGCTATGCCATCGGCTCGGCCGGCCTTGCCGCGCTGGTGCTCTTTGCCGCCTATACCAATGATCTGCGGGAGTTCTTCCCGGACCTCAACGTCGATTTCAGCCTGGAGAATCCCTACGTCATCGTCGGGCTGCTGCTCGGCGCGCTCCTGCCCTACCTGTTCGGGGCCATGGGCATGACCGCGGTGGGCCGCGCGGCGGGCGACGTGGTGGTGGACGTGCGCGAACAGTTCAAGGCCAACCCCGGCATCATGACCTACGAATCCAAGCCCGACTATGCACGGACCGTGGACCTCGTGACCAAGGCGGCGATCAAGGAAATGATCGTGCCTTCACTGCTGCCGGTACTGGCGCCGATCGTGGTCTACTTCGTGATCTCCGCGGTCGCGGGCACGGAAAACGGCTTCGCGGCACTGGGCGCCCTGCTTCTGGGCGTCATCGTCGGCGGGCTGTTCGTGGCCCTCTCGATGACATCGGGCGGCGGCGCCTGGGACAATGCCAAGAAGTACATCGAGGACGGCCACCACGGCGGCAAGGGTTCCGAAGCCCACAAGGCCGCGGTGACGGGCGATACGGTCGGCGATCCCTACAAGGATACGGCCGGTCCTGCGGTCAATCCGATGATCAAGATCACGAATATCGTCGCCCTGCTACTGCTCGCCGCACTGGCGGGAGGCTGA
- the thiL gene encoding thiamine-phosphate kinase, protein MTREFAFIDALRAIAVDPAARGLADDAAVLEIGDERLVLTMDTLVESVHFLPGDPPEDVAWKLVAVNASDLAAKGAAPLGCLKSHALGEDDWDRAFLAGLERACRHFAMPLLGGDTVRMPAGSARSFSLTALGLGPTECLVPSRSGAQAGDLVWVSGTLGDSGLGLDLLSSGRDVQSTDAAWLADRYRRPMPEPALGVALAPLVTAMMDVSDGLLVDARRMAVASAVAITLSADEVPLSPALVSTAGDGLDQRIAAMTAGDDYVLLFTAPAVNSAYIRAAAASAGSHVHLIGTVDEGEGVALEWNGAPTPLPERLGYQH, encoded by the coding sequence GTGACCCGTGAATTCGCCTTTATAGACGCCTTGCGCGCGATTGCCGTGGACCCGGCTGCGCGCGGCCTTGCCGACGATGCCGCCGTTCTGGAAATCGGCGACGAGCGGCTGGTGCTGACCATGGATACCCTGGTCGAATCCGTCCACTTCCTGCCCGGCGACCCGCCCGAGGACGTGGCCTGGAAACTCGTCGCCGTGAACGCTTCGGACCTTGCCGCAAAAGGCGCGGCCCCGCTCGGCTGCCTCAAGTCGCACGCGCTTGGCGAAGACGACTGGGACCGTGCCTTCCTTGCGGGACTGGAGCGTGCCTGCCGCCATTTCGCGATGCCGCTCCTGGGGGGCGATACCGTGCGAATGCCGGCTGGTTCCGCACGCAGTTTCTCGCTGACCGCGCTCGGTCTGGGGCCGACCGAATGCCTCGTGCCCTCCCGCAGCGGCGCGCAGGCGGGCGATCTCGTGTGGGTGAGCGGCACGCTCGGCGATTCCGGGCTGGGCCTCGACCTGCTGTCCTCGGGCCGCGATGTGCAGAGCACCGATGCCGCATGGCTTGCCGATCGCTACCGCCGCCCCATGCCGGAGCCGGCGCTGGGAGTGGCGCTTGCCCCCCTGGTGACGGCGATGATGGACGTCTCGGACGGACTGCTTGTCGATGCGCGCCGGATGGCAGTGGCCAGCGCGGTTGCCATCACCCTCTCCGCGGACGAGGTTCCGCTTTCCCCCGCGCTCGTCTCCACGGCCGGTGACGGGCTCGACCAGCGCATCGCCGCGATGACGGCGGGGGACGACTATGTCCTGCTGTTCACCGCCCCTGCCGTGAACAGCGCCTACATACGCGCCGCCGCCGCCTCGGCAGGCTCGCACGTACATCTGATCGGGACGGTGGACGAAGGGGAAGGCGTTGCGCTGGAATGGAACGGCGCGCCCACGCCATTGCCGGAGCGACTGGGCTACCAGCATTGA
- the nusB gene encoding transcription antitermination factor NusB, which yields MSNSKQAGSKQARAAARLAAVQALYQFDMEGTLLPTLLDEFHRHRLGMTIDEEEYAKAEVAFFDDVVKGVISRRDEIDELLSGKLAEGWALPRLDKTMLQILRAGTYELLARADVPTGAAISEYLDVAHAFFDAREAKFVNGVLDAVAKVVR from the coding sequence ATGAGCAATTCCAAGCAAGCCGGCTCGAAGCAAGCCAGGGCCGCCGCCCGCCTCGCCGCCGTCCAGGCGCTGTACCAGTTCGACATGGAGGGCACCCTGCTGCCCACCCTGCTTGACGAATTCCACCGCCACCGTCTCGGCATGACGATCGACGAAGAAGAATACGCCAAGGCCGAAGTCGCCTTCTTCGACGACGTGGTGAAGGGTGTGATCTCTCGCCGTGACGAGATCGATGAACTGCTCTCGGGCAAGCTCGCCGAAGGCTGGGCGCTGCCCCGCCTCGACAAGACCATGCTGCAGATTCTGCGCGCGGGAACCTACGAGCTTCTCGCCCGCGCCGACGTGCCGACCGGCGCTGCCATCAGCGAGTATCTCGACGTGGCTCACGCCTTCTTCGATGCGCGCGAAGCCAAGTTCGTGAACGGCGTGCTCGACGCCGTCGCCAAGGTCGTCCGCTGA
- the hisD gene encoding histidinol dehydrogenase codes for MLRLSSKDADFAEAFRRVVSDRRESAVDVARDVAEILAQVRERGDAALADYTARFDGHDLDRSGWRIDAETCRAAFEALAPELRAALELAATRIRAYHAAQLPENRDYTDEAGVRLGAVWRAVDAAGLYVPGGRAAYPSSMLMNAIPAKVAGVERLVVVTPTPKGEVNALVLAAAHLAGVDEVWRVGGAHAVGALAYGTDRIAAVDVVTGPGNAWVAEAKRQLYGVVGIDMVAGPSEILVIADARNEPRRIAADLLSQAEHDPTSQSILITDDAAYADAVAEAVELELSTLATEATARQSWNDYGVIVVVESLDEAPALADALAAEHVEIATDDPESLFRKIRHAGSVFLGRMTPEAVGDYVAGPNHVLPTGRRARFASGLSVLDFMKRTSFIQLDQAALEAIGPAAVALADAEGLPAHARSISVRLSQ; via the coding sequence ATGCTGCGCCTTTCCAGCAAGGACGCGGACTTCGCGGAAGCCTTCCGGCGCGTCGTTTCCGACCGCCGGGAGAGCGCCGTCGATGTCGCCCGCGACGTGGCCGAAATCCTGGCGCAAGTGCGCGAACGCGGTGACGCGGCGCTGGCCGACTATACCGCGCGCTTCGACGGGCACGACCTCGACCGGAGCGGCTGGCGGATCGATGCGGAAACCTGCCGCGCCGCATTCGAAGCCCTCGCCCCGGAACTGCGCGCGGCGCTCGAACTCGCCGCAACCCGCATTCGCGCCTATCACGCCGCCCAGCTGCCGGAAAACCGCGACTATACCGACGAAGCCGGCGTCCGCCTCGGCGCGGTCTGGCGCGCGGTCGATGCCGCCGGGCTTTACGTGCCGGGCGGCCGCGCGGCCTACCCCTCCTCGATGCTGATGAACGCGATCCCCGCCAAGGTCGCAGGCGTGGAGCGTCTCGTCGTCGTCACGCCTACGCCCAAGGGCGAAGTCAACGCGCTCGTCCTTGCCGCCGCGCACCTTGCTGGCGTGGATGAAGTGTGGCGCGTGGGTGGTGCCCATGCCGTCGGCGCGCTGGCCTACGGCACCGATCGGATCGCCGCGGTCGACGTCGTCACCGGTCCCGGCAATGCCTGGGTGGCCGAGGCCAAGCGCCAGCTCTACGGCGTCGTCGGCATCGACATGGTCGCCGGACCGAGCGAAATCCTCGTCATCGCCGACGCCAGGAACGAACCCCGCCGGATTGCCGCCGACCTGCTGAGCCAGGCCGAGCACGACCCGACCTCGCAGTCGATCCTCATCACCGACGATGCGGCTTATGCCGACGCTGTTGCCGAAGCGGTGGAACTGGAGCTGTCCACCCTCGCCACCGAAGCAACCGCTCGCCAGTCGTGGAACGACTACGGCGTGATCGTCGTTGTCGAGAGCCTCGACGAGGCCCCGGCCCTTGCCGATGCGCTCGCCGCCGAGCACGTCGAGATCGCCACCGACGATCCGGAGAGCCTGTTCCGCAAGATCCGCCATGCCGGATCGGTGTTCCTTGGCCGCATGACCCCCGAAGCGGTGGGCGACTATGTCGCCGGCCCCAACCACGTGCTGCCCACCGGGCGTCGCGCGCGGTTCGCCTCGGGCCTGTCGGTCCTCGATTTCATGAAGCGCACCAGCTTCATCCAGCTCGACCAGGCGGCGCTGGAGGCCATCGGCCCCGCCGCCGTTGCCCTTGCCGATGCCGAAGGGCTTCCCGCGCACGCGCGCTCCATTTCCGTGAGACTTTCCCAATGA
- the hisG gene encoding ATP phosphoribosyltransferase, giving the protein MPTSLTFAVPKGRILDEALPLMARAGVVPEAEFHDKKSRALSFACENSEMRLIRVRAFDVATFVAHGAAQVGIVGSDVVEEFAYPDLYAPVDLDIGHCRLSVAEREGEVGGALPSHLRVASKYPNLTRRHYEKLGVQAEVVKLNGAMELAPSLGLSSRIVDLVSTGRTLKENGLVETSRILDISARLIVNRAALKTDDRVAALVEAFRALVAEQKAAA; this is encoded by the coding sequence ATGCCGACAAGCCTGACATTCGCCGTGCCCAAGGGCCGAATCCTCGACGAAGCGCTGCCTCTGATGGCGCGTGCCGGCGTGGTGCCCGAGGCGGAATTCCACGACAAGAAGTCCCGCGCGCTCTCTTTTGCGTGCGAGAACAGCGAGATGCGCCTGATCCGCGTGCGCGCATTCGATGTGGCGACGTTCGTGGCGCATGGCGCGGCGCAAGTCGGCATCGTCGGCTCCGACGTGGTGGAAGAGTTCGCCTACCCCGACCTCTATGCCCCGGTGGACCTCGATATCGGGCACTGCCGGCTCTCGGTGGCCGAACGTGAAGGCGAAGTCGGCGGGGCGCTGCCTTCGCACTTGCGCGTCGCCAGCAAGTATCCGAACCTGACCCGCCGCCATTACGAGAAGCTGGGCGTACAGGCCGAAGTCGTGAAGCTGAACGGCGCGATGGAACTCGCCCCTTCGCTCGGCCTCTCCAGCCGCATCGTCGACCTGGTGTCCACCGGCCGCACGCTGAAGGAAAACGGTCTTGTCGAAACCAGCCGCATCCTCGACATTTCCGCGCGCCTGATCGTCAACCGTGCCGCGCTCAAGACCGACGACCGCGTGGCCGCGCTCGTCGAAGCCTTCCGTGCGCTGGTAGCCGAACAGAAGGCCGCCGCCTGA
- a CDS encoding BolA family protein — protein MTGPIAQEMRQLLEAAFTPTRLDVVNDSASHAGHTGDDGTGESHFTIEIESPAFAGVSRLQRQRLVNAALGDIPGNRVHAVAIKASAPGE, from the coding sequence ATGACCGGACCGATCGCACAGGAAATGCGGCAGCTTCTCGAAGCCGCCTTCACCCCCACCCGCCTTGATGTCGTCAACGATTCCGCCAGCCACGCCGGTCACACCGGCGATGACGGCACCGGCGAATCGCACTTCACCATAGAAATCGAAAGTCCCGCTTTCGCAGGCGTTTCGCGCCTTCAGCGCCAGCGCCTCGTCAATGCGGCACTCGGCGACATTCCGGGAAACCGGGTCCACGCCGTCGCCATCAAGGCCAGCGCCCCCGGCGAATAG
- a CDS encoding DnaJ domain-containing protein, with protein sequence MRHSRFHGRVESGGRACNWPGCEEAGEFRAPGVRLPGFDGPGDYRWFCLDHVREFNSGYDYFDGMSAEEIFRAQSPLHGWEAQSRAFRPDAGVDGTPRWADFADPLEAISGRAKAHMRQRQSEMKPENARFNPEERRALGVLGLDGDIDSKTLRLRYTRLLRQYHPDHNGGDHSRAARLQGVVEAYQLLRKSAALEG encoded by the coding sequence GTGAGACATTCTAGATTTCATGGCAGAGTCGAATCCGGTGGACGCGCGTGCAACTGGCCGGGGTGTGAAGAGGCGGGCGAATTCCGTGCGCCGGGCGTGCGCTTGCCCGGTTTTGACGGGCCGGGCGACTATCGCTGGTTCTGTCTCGATCACGTTCGCGAATTCAATTCGGGGTACGACTATTTCGACGGCATGAGCGCGGAGGAAATTTTCCGCGCGCAGTCGCCGCTGCATGGCTGGGAAGCGCAGAGCCGTGCGTTCCGGCCGGATGCCGGCGTGGACGGTACGCCGCGCTGGGCCGACTTTGCCGATCCGCTGGAAGCGATCAGCGGCCGCGCCAAGGCGCACATGCGGCAGCGCCAGTCCGAGATGAAGCCCGAGAACGCCCGCTTCAACCCGGAAGAGCGACGCGCGCTCGGCGTGCTGGGGCTCGATGGCGATATCGACAGCAAGACGCTGCGGCTGCGCTACACGCGGCTGCTGCGCCAGTATCACCCCGATCACAACGGCGGAGACCATAGCCGTGCCGCGCGTTTGCAGGGGGTGGTGGAGGCTTATCAGCTCCTGCGTAAATCGGCGGCGTTGGAGGGGTAG
- a CDS encoding SRPBCC family protein, whose product MSETGNELSITRYIDAPITQVWDVMANRQEEWWCPRPWRVEVEEQDRRPGGICRMTMYGPDGETAPQDGIYLAYEEGRRFVTTDAVTGDFQPSGPFMIGIWELEPEGSGTRYTARARHWREEDRKMHEDMGFTDGWSACAEQLAKICEREKA is encoded by the coding sequence GTGAGCGAGACTGGTAACGAACTGTCGATCACCCGCTACATCGATGCTCCCATCACGCAGGTATGGGACGTCATGGCCAACCGGCAGGAGGAATGGTGGTGCCCCCGTCCCTGGCGGGTCGAAGTCGAGGAGCAGGACCGCCGCCCCGGCGGAATCTGCCGGATGACGATGTACGGGCCTGACGGGGAAACCGCACCGCAGGACGGGATATACCTCGCATACGAGGAAGGCCGCCGCTTCGTTACCACCGATGCCGTCACGGGAGACTTCCAGCCATCCGGGCCGTTCATGATCGGTATCTGGGAACTGGAACCGGAAGGCAGCGGCACGCGCTATACCGCCCGCGCACGGCACTGGCGCGAGGAAGACCGCAAGATGCACGAGGACATGGGCTTCACGGACGGCTGGTCCGCCTGCGCCGAACAACTCGCCAAAATCTGCGAAAGGGAAAAGGCCTGA
- a CDS encoding glutathione S-transferase family protein, producing MTPEPVLELFGHPFSSYTWKALIALYAHDVPFVLQVVDAEHPEHAEVVQMAGPLGKFPVLRDGENLLFEATTIIEYIDRHHAAPGTLLPEDPDAATAIRMLDRVFDNYVMNVMQIVVNEYIRDPENPDLTRCAEARAQLDRVYAWLEGWLQFYPPMEHVTLIECAAAPALFYADWVHPIPEDRPRLRAWRAHLLSLPAVARCVDEARPFRAYFPLGAPDRD from the coding sequence ATGACGCCTGAGCCTGTTCTCGAACTCTTCGGCCATCCCTTTTCGTCCTACACGTGGAAGGCGCTGATCGCGCTTTACGCCCATGACGTGCCCTTCGTTCTGCAAGTGGTCGATGCCGAGCACCCGGAACATGCCGAAGTCGTGCAGATGGCAGGACCGCTGGGCAAGTTCCCGGTGCTGCGCGATGGCGAGAACCTGCTGTTCGAAGCCACCACGATCATCGAATATATTGATCGGCACCATGCTGCCCCGGGCACGCTCCTGCCCGAAGATCCGGACGCGGCAACGGCGATCCGCATGCTGGACCGGGTCTTCGACAACTACGTGATGAACGTCATGCAGATCGTGGTGAACGAGTATATCCGCGATCCGGAGAATCCCGACCTGACCCGCTGCGCCGAAGCCCGCGCGCAACTGGACCGGGTCTATGCCTGGCTGGAAGGCTGGCTCCAGTTCTATCCGCCGATGGAGCATGTCACCCTGATCGAATGCGCCGCGGCGCCCGCCCTGTTCTATGCGGATTGGGTCCACCCGATACCCGAGGACAGGCCGCGCCTTCGTGCCTGGCGCGCGCATCTGCTCTCGCTGCCCGCCGTCGCCCGCTGCGTCGACGAGGCACGGCCGTTCCGCGCCTATTTCCCGCTCGGCGCACCTGATAGAGACTGA
- a CDS encoding VOC family protein: protein MTATDRAKNRVCLWYEGDAEEAANFYASIFPDTRVTDLTRSPADYPDGKAGDVITVEFSVMGIECIGLNGGPAFKHSEAFSFQVETGDQEETDRYWNAIVGNGGAESMCGWCKDKWGLSWQITPRVLGRALGNPDRAAAKRAMEAMMTMRKIDVAAIEAALAGSTA from the coding sequence ATGACCGCCACGGATCGCGCGAAGAACCGCGTCTGCCTCTGGTACGAAGGCGATGCCGAAGAGGCCGCGAACTTCTATGCCTCGATCTTTCCCGACACCCGGGTCACCGACCTGACTCGCTCCCCGGCGGACTATCCCGACGGCAAGGCGGGAGACGTCATCACGGTCGAATTCTCGGTCATGGGCATAGAATGCATCGGCCTCAACGGCGGCCCGGCGTTCAAGCATAGCGAAGCTTTCTCGTTCCAGGTGGAAACCGGGGACCAGGAAGAGACCGACCGCTACTGGAACGCCATCGTGGGTAACGGCGGCGCGGAAAGCATGTGCGGCTGGTGCAAGGACAAGTGGGGGCTTTCCTGGCAGATCACACCCCGGGTGCTGGGACGGGCGCTGGGCAATCCCGACCGGGCGGCCGCCAAGCGGGCGATGGAAGCGATGATGACGATGCGCAAGATCGATGTCGCCGCGATCGAGGCCGCCCTTGCAGGAAGCACCGCATGA
- a CDS encoding glutathione S-transferase family protein — MADYTFYTNPMSRGQIARWALHEAGADYRQVLIDWKDKPASFLAVNPMGKVPTIVHHADGGDRVVTEAAAICLYLAEMHPEAGLLPNDGEMADYYRWTFFASGPVEQAITSRHLKCEPTPEQEPMVGWGNFERTMNALESHFDQADYVCGSRFTMADVYVGSAVDWGLTFGTMPPRRAFVAYAERFQAREAYKAAKAVDNTLIGEMKK; from the coding sequence ATGGCCGATTATACCTTCTATACCAACCCGATGTCGCGTGGGCAGATCGCCCGCTGGGCACTTCATGAGGCGGGCGCCGATTACCGGCAGGTCCTGATCGACTGGAAAGACAAGCCGGCCAGTTTCCTCGCGGTCAATCCGATGGGCAAGGTGCCCACGATCGTCCACCACGCCGATGGCGGCGACCGTGTCGTGACCGAAGCCGCCGCGATCTGCCTCTACCTCGCCGAGATGCATCCCGAAGCCGGACTGCTGCCCAATGACGGGGAAATGGCGGACTACTATCGCTGGACGTTCTTCGCGTCCGGCCCGGTCGAACAGGCGATCACCTCGCGCCACCTCAAGTGCGAGCCGACGCCCGAACAGGAGCCGATGGTCGGCTGGGGCAACTTCGAGCGGACGATGAATGCCCTCGAAAGCCATTTCGACCAGGCAGACTATGTGTGCGGCTCCCGCTTCACCATGGCCGACGTCTACGTCGGCAGCGCGGTGGACTGGGGGCTGACTTTCGGCACGATGCCGCCGCGCCGCGCCTTCGTCGCCTATGCCGAGCGTTTCCAGGCACGCGAGGCCTACAAGGCAGCCAAAGCGGTGGACAACACGCTGATCGGGGAGATGAAGAAATGA
- a CDS encoding VOC family protein, whose product MANPVGSFIWYELLTSDLDGAAAFYRAVVGWTIGDHASPEAGGLDYRMIVRDDGGMAGGAMQITEDMAEGGARPIWLPYFHVEDVDAAVETIASEGGKIQMPATDLPVGRIAMVADPQGVPIYLMNPVPPADQPDAASDVFSVTENQRVRWNELASPDQAASMAFYGRHFGFTFDEKMSMGEMGDYCFIGHHGQTLGAIMQRQEESQPSVWLFYFGVPSIEAAKAAIEANGGTVLMGPHEVPGGEWIVVAIDPQGAGFGLVGPKGD is encoded by the coding sequence ATGGCCAATCCAGTCGGAAGCTTCATCTGGTACGAACTGCTCACCAGCGACCTCGACGGGGCTGCGGCCTTCTACCGCGCGGTCGTGGGCTGGACCATCGGCGATCACGCCAGCCCGGAAGCGGGCGGCCTGGACTATCGCATGATCGTGCGGGACGATGGCGGCATGGCCGGCGGCGCCATGCAGATCACCGAGGATATGGCCGAAGGCGGAGCACGGCCGATCTGGCTGCCCTACTTCCATGTCGAGGATGTCGACGCGGCGGTGGAGACGATCGCCTCGGAAGGCGGCAAGATCCAGATGCCCGCCACCGACCTGCCCGTGGGCCGCATCGCCATGGTTGCCGACCCGCAGGGCGTGCCGATCTACCTTATGAACCCTGTCCCGCCCGCCGATCAGCCCGATGCAGCGAGCGACGTGTTCTCCGTCACCGAAAACCAGCGGGTTCGGTGGAACGAACTGGCCAGCCCCGACCAGGCCGCCTCCATGGCGTTCTACGGCAGGCACTTCGGATTCACCTTCGACGAGAAGATGTCGATGGGCGAGATGGGAGACTACTGCTTCATCGGCCACCACGGGCAAACGCTCGGCGCGATCATGCAGCGCCAGGAGGAAAGCCAGCCCTCGGTCTGGCTGTTCTACTTCGGCGTCCCTTCGATCGAGGCGGCGAAAGCGGCGATCGAGGCGAACGGCGGCACCGTGCTGATGGGCCCGCACGAGGTGCCCGGCGGCGAGTGGATCGTCGTCGCGATCGATCCGCAAGGCGCAGGCTTCGGCCTCGTCGGCCCTAAAGGTGACTAA